AATGTTAAAGTGTAGTTATGAAAATTTTTTAGATGAGCTAGCTCTGCGAACGCGTTAGATTTTAATATACATATGGCAACACGAAAGGACATGAAGTAAGTTGGGACCCTGAAGCTCTATCCATGAGTAGTGAAGTGTACAGTCTTGGCTCTAATAGCCACTGTCAACTTAGGCCTATCTCACAGTGAAGACGTTATCGTTCCTCAGTTGTCATTCGTGGAGACCCAAGGGCTCGATGTGCAAAGGATTGCGTGTGGTGGGAATCACACAGTAATGCTGCTAAGTGATGGTTCTGCCTATGGTTGCGGTGACAATTCAAACGGACAGATATGCGATTCCCCGGAAAAAGGTGACTGCGCCTCTTGGACCCGATTGGATCAACGTTTCCAGGACGTAGCATGCGGCTGGGACTTTACGGTGGGAATCAACAAAGATAATGAGGTGATAAGCCGAGGAGCTGGCCATAAAGGTGAGTTGGGAATAGAAGGATTGAGTCAAGCGGGTCATTTTACCAAGGTCATGAAGGTAAATAAGGGATCGAGAGTGTTTTCGTCTCTCCAAAACTGTGTAGTCGTGGAACCCTTGGGCGATACAGGTGGTTCCAGGGTATATGGATGGGGCAGCAACACGAAATGCCAATTAAAGCAGCCCAAGAGTCGTGTTGTGGCTGCTCCCGTGGTGATATTCGAGAGCAACAACACGATGGTCAAATACGCAGCCTTGGGTAAGGATTTTACAGTGCTTGTGGACGTCTCAGGTCGTATAGTACACGCTTGCGGTAACTTGCCTTCAGGATTCGATATTTATCAGTGGGGAAACAAATCTGGCTTACAAGTGCATTGTATGTGGACTTCGCTCCATATTTTGACGTCTCGGGGTGGTATCTACTCGTACGGGAACGGGCGTCATGGCCAACTCTTTAACCGTGAGCAATGGGCTCACTCTGACGACCTCAAGCAGGCAGCTGTGGGCAGCGAACATGGCGTGCTTCTATCGAACTTAAATACTGTTGCATGTTGGGGCTGGGGTGAACACGGAAACTGTGGCAGACTCACTGACGATAGAACTATTAATAATGACTATTCAAACGTAGTGAGCCCCCTCAACCGTCTACCAATACCAAACGGCGTCATCATTACAAAAGTATTTGCTGGTTGTGCAACTACTTGGCTGGTCGCAAAGCGTTAGAAACAGCTCCTGCCGTAAGAATCGCAAGTCTCCTCCATGAATCAGGTGTAATCTTCATGGTAAAAAAATCAAGAGTTGTTTCACAGTTTCAATGCTTGGCGCTTTCTTTTCAGCCTGGGCGCTAGCCCTGTCATACCCAGTGAGAAGTATTACGCAATGAGACGGCCTATGCTTTTGCGACTATTGCAATGACTGGCAATGGGACTACGCTGGTGGGACATCCAAGACGATTAATCATTGTGGAGATGTATTCCATTAAGTCTCCGTGTTGGATGACGTAGATCACTTCTCTTAattgatttcttggcataaTGGAAATGCTTGGCCAAGCGATTAGATTATATTAAATCATAGTGGCCTCTGAAAACCCAGTCCATTCAACGAGGCCTCTTCAGGCTTGTATGGGATATTAGAAGGATATACTAGAGATGCAAAATGAGAAATGACTACACTCACTTTTTTCCGAGAGATTGTAAAGGCGTTCCCTGTTTTTGCTGAGGAGCAGGTAGATCTATATCCCCTACTGGCATTGCGACAGGATGCCTGAGCTACTTGTCTTAGCTTCACGACGAAATGGCTCAAGATTGGTGAATATGTTCAACACTGTCCTCAATCGTGACCTGAGAAAAGAATACGCTTGGATTCAGCAACCCGCTGGATATCGGGAGACTAAACCGAGAGATGAATGATATACTATAGGCTTCATTTCCTTCTAAAGACACCTAAGTAAAGCCTACTCTATTGCAAAGCTGCGTACTTGGCGGCACATATGCCAATCCATGCCATTTCTTCTGTAGGGGACTGAAAATGATATCGGGCTAGCTGCCTACACGCTATATGATCAGTAAAACTCTGGCTTTCCTGGTGTGACTTTAAATGATAGCTAAGTGAGCactcttcgagaagaaacAGGACTCTCTAGCGGTGAGCCAAAGTCTAGAGCTTATGGCAAAATAAGCAAGTACTACAGCTACGCTGTAATGACATTGATCTCgagctgatgaaaaaaaCGTGGTAATAATGCTCTTTGCAACATGACTCCAGGAAATATCCTAAGATAAACTCCTGTGTCTCTGCTCGCCTGATGGTAACCTTGCATGCAATCGCAATCAGAGGCTTTGTCAAGCGCTAGGACTCTTGCTGAATGCAATTCCCACCAGACAGAAGGAAGTTGATTTCTCTCGACaagctttctttcaaaagcgCTACTGTTTATC
The nucleotide sequence above comes from Torulaspora globosa chromosome 6, complete sequence. Encoded proteins:
- the ATS1 gene encoding Ats1p (ancestral locus Anc_7.79), whose protein sequence is MLLSDGSAYGCGDNSNGQICDSPEKGDCASWTRLDQRFQDVACGWDFTVGINKDNEVISRGAGHKGELGIEGLSQAGHFTKVMKVNKGSRVFSSLQNCVVVEPLGDTGGSRVYGWGSNTKCQLKQPKSRVVAAPVVIFESNNTMVKYAALGKDFTVLVDVSGRIVHACGNLPSGFDIYQWGNKSGLQVHCMWTSLHILTSRGGIYSYGNGRHGQLFNREQWAHSDDLKQAAVGSEHGVLLSNLNTVACWGWGEHGNCGRLTDDRTINNDYSNVVSPLNRLPIPNGVIITKVFAGCATTWLVAKR